Proteins found in one Salvia splendens isolate huo1 chromosome 10, SspV2, whole genome shotgun sequence genomic segment:
- the LOC121752868 gene encoding uncharacterized protein LOC121752868, producing MSKVHINIPLVEALQQMSNYAKFLKNVVARKRKWGKYETMGLTENCSAIIQKGLSTKHKDSGSFTLSCVLRNNVDGKALCDIGASIDLIPLSFYRKLNIDNIHPTSITLQMADRSTTTPKGIVEDV from the coding sequence ATGAGCAAGGTCCACATCAATATTCCACTAGTAGAGGCACTGCAACAAATGTCCAATTATGCCAAGTTCTTGAAAAATGTGGTCGCTAGAAAGAGAAAGTGGGGGAAATACGAGACAATGGGCTTAACAGAGAATTGCAGTGCTATAATTCAGAAGGGATTGTCTACCAAACACAAAGATTCAGGGAGTTTTACTTTATCTTGTGTTTTGAGGAATAATGTAGATGGTAAAGCATTATGTGATATTGGAGCAAGTATTGATTTAATACCTTTATCTTTTTACAGGAAGCTCAACATTGACAACATCCACCCCACTTCAATTACCTTGCAAATGGCGGATAGAAGTACAACAACACCAAAGGGGATTGTAGAAGATGTCTAG